DNA sequence from the Antarctobacter heliothermus genome:
GTTCTTTTGAGGACTTAAGCATCTTTGGCCGCGCGCGCCAGCACGCAGACACAAACCTCTGTTGCACCGGCTGCAAGACAGGCCTCGGACGCGGCGGCCAGTGTTGCACCGCTGGTCATCACATCATCGACGATCAGCACCGGTCGTCCCTGAATCAGCGGTGCCCGCCTGTCGGGCACCCCGATTTGTCCGTGCAGGGCGGCAAAGCGGTCTTCGCGGCTTTTTCCCTCCAACGGTTGGGTGGCGTGCGCGCGTTCCAGCGCGTCGGGGCACCAGTCGCAGCCCAATTCCGCCGCCAGTGCCTGTGTCAGCAGCGCGGCCTGATTGAACCTGCGGCGCAGGTGGCGTTTGACGTGCAAGGGCACCGGCACCGCCAGCATATTCTCGCGGAGCAGGCCCCGTGACACCCGTGCCATCCATTTCGCCGCCGGGCGGGCAATGTCATGCCGGTCACCGTGTTTCAGCCCCAGCACCATCCGCCGCCCCCGATCCCGGTACACCAGCGCCGCCCGCCCCTGTGCCCAAGGCCGGGCAATGTGCAGGCAATCGTCACAATGTTCCGCATGATCGGATTGCCCCGGCAGCGGCACACCGCAAAGATCACAGGCCAGACCGGACACAAATGGCGTATCCCGCCAGCATGTGCCACAGAGGCCAAAATCCGTCTCGACCAGCCCGCCGCAGGACAGGCAGCGCGGCGGATAGACCATCTGCACCAGCGTTTGCATCCCCGCCGACCACAGCCTATGAGCCATCTTATGCCCACTCCTCCGCGCCTCACCGACCGGCACGCCCTGAATTTGCACCGCGCGCGCGCAGACGACGCCGCGCTGTTTCTGCATGAGACAGCGCGCGACGACGCCAAGGATCGTCTGGAGATGGTTAACAGGGCGTTTACGGACGTGGCGATCGTGACGCCTTTTCCCCAGATTTGGCAGTCTGCCTTTCCGGGTGCCCGGTTCATATCGGATGATGAGGTGCTGGACCTTGAAGAGGCGTCTAGCGATCTGGTGATCCACGCGATGTGCCTGCATTGGGCCGATGATCCTGTGGGCCAGATGATCCAATGCCGTCGCGCGTTGCGGCCCGATGGGCTGTGCCTTGTGCTGACCCTTGGCGGGCAGACGCTGCACCAGTTGCGGGCCACGCTGGGGCAGGCGGAAACCGAACTGACCGGCGGCCTGTCACCCCGCGTGGCCCCGATGGGAGAGATCCGCGATCTGGGTGCGCTGCTGCAACGGGCAGGTTTTGCCCTGCCGGTGGCCGATTCCGACCCGTTGACCGCCAGCTATGCCACGCCGCTGCACCTGATGCGCGAGTTGCGCGCCATGGGCGAAGGCAACGCCCTTGCCGCCCGTCTGCGCCGCCCGACCCGCCGCGCCGTGCTGCTGCGCGCGTCTGAGATTTATGCACAAGAATTCGCGTTTGAGGACGGCCGCGTGCCTGCGACGTTTGAAATCATCACGCTGACCGGATGGGCGCCCGACGCCTCGCAGCCGCAGCCATTGCGTCCCGGGTCTGCGGCACAACGTCTGTCCGACGCCTTGGGCACCTCGGAAACGCCCCTGAACGATTGACGCATTTTGGCTCCGCGATATGTACAGCAAAACGCCTGACCACAGGACCATAACCATGCTTGATGCCACCCGCCCCGACAACGCGCCCAACGATCACCCGAAACTGCCGTCCCCGCGTGTGGGTGTGCTGCTGGCCAACCTCGGGACTCCGGACAACACGGATTACTGGTCGATGCGCCGTTATCTGAACGAATTCCTGTCGGATCAGCGTGTCATCGATTACCCGCGCTGGAAATGGCAGCCGCTGTTGCAGCTGATCATTTTGACAAAGCGGCCGTTCTCTTCGGGCAAGGCGTACAAATCGATCTGGAATGAAGAGGCAAACGAAAGCCCGCTGCTGACCATCACCAAGGCGCAGACCGCCAAGATCGCCCAGCGCATGGCCGAACAATACGGCGACAGCGTCAAAGTCGATTACTGTATGCGTTACGGCAACCCGTCGACCCAATCCAAGGTGCGCGAGATGGTAGAGGCGGGATGCCACAAGATCCTGTTTTTCCCGCTGTATCCGCAATACGCCGGGGCCACTTCTGCCACCGCGAACGATCAGTTCTTTCGCGCGTTGATGGAGGAAAAGTGGCAACCGACCGCGCGGGTCGTCGACCCCTATTTTGGGCATCCGATGTATATCGAGGCACTGGCCCAGTCGATCGAACGTGCCTATGCCACAGCCGATTCGCGGCCGGATATCCTAGTCTGTTCCTACCACGGCGTGCCGAAACGCTACCTGATGGAAGGCGACCCCTATCATTGCCAGTGTCAGAAAACGACGCGCCTGTTGCGCGAGCGTCTGGGTTGGGACGAATCGCAGATTACCACCACGTTTCAGAGCCGATTCGGCCCCGAAGAGTGGTTGAAACCCTACACGGTGGAAGAGGTCGCGCGGCTGGCGAAGGAAGACGGCAAAAAGCACATCGCGGTTTGTGCGCCGGCCTTTTCAGCCGACTGCATCGAGACGCTGGAAGAGATCAACGAAGAGATCAAGGACAGTTTTGAAGAGGCGGGCGGTGAGCATTTCACCTATATTCCCTGCCTGAACGATGACGACGCGCATGTGGATGCACTGACCCAGGTCATCGGCGAAAACCTTGGCGGCTGGGTTTCCTGACCCGGTCAATCGCTAGGTATTGTTAGATTAAACACCGCAGAAACAGGGTGTTGGAAACGAAAAAAGGCGGTGCCGTCGCACCGCCTTTTTCCAAATTTTAGAAACCGTTGACGATTAGTCAGCGGCAGCAGCTGCGATGATCGCGATCAGGAGCAGCGGGATCAGGATACCAGCGGAGGACGATGCCTCTTTGGTTTCTTCCACGATCACGACGGGCTCCATGACAACGTCGTCTTTTGCATAGGAACCGGCAAATGCGGTGGTTGCTGCGCCAGCGAACACGGCTGCGAGAGCGATTTTCTTCATGTTTCTTCTCCAAGTAATCGCCTATCGCGGTCACTATTGACCACACGACAGGCACCCAAGACTTACCTCGTAACTCTGTCTAAGCAGTATTTCAGAGGCTTTGCAATTGCTTCTTGGGGACCAGATTTGGCCCCCAACCCCTATGTCGTCAAATTAGCAACACCTGTGTTCCGACGACGGCCATTTCATACAGTTGCTCGATGTGCTCATTGTACAAACCGATGCAACCGTTGGACGACCGACGCCCAATCTTGCGGGTGTCGTGGGTGCCGTGGATGCGGTAATAGGTCCAACTCAGATGCAGTGCGCGGGTGCCCAGCGGGTTGTCCGGGCCGGGGCCAACGTAATCGGGCCACTCGGGGTTGCGGATCTTCATCGAGGGGGTCGGACGCCAATCCGGATTGGGATCTTTCAGGGTCACGCTGGTGCGGCCGCGCCGGGTCAGATCCTCTGTCAGGGGCACCGATGAGGGGTACAGAAAATAGGTGCCGTCCTGCCGCCAGTAGTGCAACGCCCGCGACGAGATGTCGACAAGGATCGCGCCCTTGTTGAGGTTGCTGAAGTAATCTTGCCAGGCCAGCGTGCGAAAGCTAGAGACGTTGCGGCGTACGATGCTGGTTACATCACGCTCTATCTCTGTGCTGTCGTCCTGCGCCAGAAGGGGGGTGCCGATCAGCGCCGCGCCGCCGGCCAGGAATGCGCGGCGGTCAAAGGGTCTTCCTGCCGAATGGGTCATGGTGCAATATCCTCGGGGATGTTTTTGCTGTTGCAACATAATATGGCGCGAATGCCTCAGTCGCAATTCAAACGCTTGTCAACCGGCCTTCTCACGCCGATGTGGGTTTGATTGGCAACGCGTCCTTCGGTATGGCAGGGGAAACGAAGAAATCAAGAGCAGCAACATGAACCGACGCGCCTTCCTTGCCATGTCTTCCGCGGTCGCCATGGCCGCCTGCACCACGACGCCCATCAATACAGAGCCGCGCTTGGGCCCGGACGGCAAGCCGCTGCCACAGGTTTACCGAATTTCCAGTGGCCAGACGGGCCGGATTCAGTATCGGATGCTCGATTCGGTGAACGCATTGCGCAAGTCGGCCGGTGCCCCTGAACTGGTGCTCGACTCCAAGCTGAACGCCGCCGCCGCCACCCATGCCCGTGACATGTCCGTGCAGAACCGGCCCTGGCATTTTGGGTCCGACGGATCATCGCCCATCGATCGCGTGCGCCGGGTGAGCTATGCGGGGCGTCTGGTCGGGGAGACGATTTCCGAAACCTACGAAACAGAGCTGCAGACCCTCGCCGCCTGGATGGAAGTGGACAGCACCCGCAACGTGATTCTAGACGCGTCGGCGCGTGACCTTGGATTCTCTTGGTTTCAGGAGCCCAACGGCAAGATCTGGTGGTGTATGATCGTCGGCGCACCCGGCGGTGGTGCCGTCCCCAGCGCGACGCCAACCGCCAGCTGATCTGTCATCAGGCGCAGGGCGGGGGCTTACCCCGCCGCCCGCCAATCATCCGCTACGGCTGAATCGTGATCGGTGTCCCGTTTTTCACCATCGAATAGACTTGGCGCATCTCACGGTCGGTCACAGCGATACAGCCCGCCGTCCAGTCGCGCCCGCCCTTGCGATACTCACGCGGCCGTCCGTGAATGAAAATGTCGCCACCCGGACTTTTGCCCAGCTCGCGCGCCTCTGCCCGATCTTCGTTGTTGGGATAGGACACACCGATCGACAGATAGAACTGGCTGTTCGGATTGCGCCGGTCGATGATGTAGGTGCCTTCGGGTGTCTTGCCGTCACCCTCGATCTTCTTGTCGCCCTCGGGCGCAAAACCAAGCCCCACGTCATAGCTTTTCAAAACACCCTTGCTGCTCAGCAGGTGCATTCGGCGTTCACCCTTGTCGACAACGACATGTGTCACTTCCGGTCCATGATAGGTGGGAAACTTGCCGCAGGCCGCTGCGGATAGGCCAAGCGTTGCCAACAGAAGAACCCTGAGAATCGTCATTATACTGCCCCATACGTTTTTCGGGATTCTACCTTATTCGGGGCGGTTTGCGTAGCTCACGTTTTCGACATCGCGCGCCTGTTCGCCCAGACGCCGTTCAATCGCCTCCAGCCGGGCCAGAACCTCATCCCGGTACAGGTCGGTGCGTTCATTATCCTCTTGCTGGTGGGCGTCCTGCATCGAGTTCACGATCAGACCCACCAGCAGGTTCACCACCGCAAATGTCGTGACCATGATGAAAGGCACGAAAAACACCCAAGCATAAGGATAAACCTCCATCACCGGGCGCACGATTCCCATCGACCAGGATTCCAGCGTCATGATCTGGAACAGTGAATAGGCCGACATCCCAAGGTTGCCGAACCAGTCGGGAAAGCTGTCGCCGAACAGCTTGGTCGCCATGACGCTGCCGATGTAAAAGATGATCGCCATCAGCAGGAACACGCTGCCCATGCCGGGCAGCGCGGTGATGAAGCCCTCGACCACGCGACGCAACCGGGGAGCGACAGAGATCACCCGCAACACTCGCAATATACGCAGCGATCGCAACACGGACAGGCCGCCCGCGCCGGGGACCAGCGCAATGCCGACGATCACAAAGTCGAACACGCTCCACCCGCTGCGGAAAAAGCGCATCCCGCGCGCCACCAGCTTGGCGGCAATCTCGACGATAAAGATGCCAAGGCACAGCTTGTCCAGCAGGGTGATGACGTTGCCAAAGCGGCTCATCAGCGACTCGGATGTTTCCATCCCCAAAACAACGGCGTTCAATATGATGACGGCAATGATGGCGTTCTGAACACGGGGCGCGTCGACAATAGCCCCGACGCGGGCGCGGAAATTCATAGGCTCACTTCTCCAGCTGCAATGAGGCGACAAGTTCCACATGGGTGGACCAGCGGAACTGGTCAACCACCTGCACCCAGTCAAGGCGATAGCCCGCCGCCTGCAACCGCACACAGTCACGGGCAAAACTCACCGGGTTGCAGGACACATGCGCAATACGCGGGACGCGGGCGCGGGCCAGTTCGGCCACCTGAGCCTCTGCCCCGGCGCGCGGCGGATCGATCACCACCCCGTCAAAGCGGGTCAACTCATCCGGCAACAAGGGATTGCGGAACAAGTCACGCACGGCATGGGTGACATGACGCATGCCCTGCGCCTGCCGCCACCCTTGATCCAGCGCGAGGGTCATGGCCTTATCTCCCTCCACCGCGTGCACGCGCGCCATTTCGGCCAGTGGCAGGGCAAAGGTGCCGCAGCCGGCAAACAGATCGGCAATATATGTGGCCCCGGTCAATGCCTCCTGCACGGCAGACAACAACGCCGCCTGCCCGGTTTCCGTCGCCTGCAGAAATGCCCCCGGCGGCGGCACCACCAGAGCCGCGCCAAACCGCTGATGCGGCGGCAAAAAGGTCAGAACGTCGTCATCCCATGCCAACCGCGCCAACCCTTCGGCTTGCGCAATCGCGGCCAGTTCGGACCGCAATGCGTCGTCAATCGGCTTACCCCCGGTGACAACGATATCCAATCCCGACAGGCTTTCCGTCACCAGAACCGACAGTTCTCCC
Encoded proteins:
- a CDS encoding ComF family protein; this translates as MAHRLWSAGMQTLVQMVYPPRCLSCGGLVETDFGLCGTCWRDTPFVSGLACDLCGVPLPGQSDHAEHCDDCLHIARPWAQGRAALVYRDRGRRMVLGLKHGDRHDIARPAAKWMARVSRGLLRENMLAVPVPLHVKRHLRRRFNQAALLTQALAAELGCDWCPDALERAHATQPLEGKSREDRFAALHGQIGVPDRRAPLIQGRPVLIVDDVMTSGATLAAASEACLAAGATEVCVCVLARAAKDA
- a CDS encoding L,D-transpeptidase encodes the protein MTHSAGRPFDRRAFLAGGAALIGTPLLAQDDSTEIERDVTSIVRRNVSSFRTLAWQDYFSNLNKGAILVDISSRALHYWRQDGTYFLYPSSVPLTEDLTRRGRTSVTLKDPNPDWRPTPSMKIRNPEWPDYVGPGPDNPLGTRALHLSWTYYRIHGTHDTRKIGRRSSNGCIGLYNEHIEQLYEMAVVGTQVLLI
- a CDS encoding L,D-transpeptidase family protein; this encodes MTILRVLLLATLGLSAAACGKFPTYHGPEVTHVVVDKGERRMHLLSSKGVLKSYDVGLGFAPEGDKKIEGDGKTPEGTYIIDRRNPNSQFYLSIGVSYPNNEDRAEARELGKSPGGDIFIHGRPREYRKGGRDWTAGCIAVTDREMRQVYSMVKNGTPITIQP
- a CDS encoding CAP domain-containing protein → MNRRAFLAMSSAVAMAACTTTPINTEPRLGPDGKPLPQVYRISSGQTGRIQYRMLDSVNALRKSAGAPELVLDSKLNAAAATHARDMSVQNRPWHFGSDGSSPIDRVRRVSYAGRLVGETISETYETELQTLAAWMEVDSTRNVILDASARDLGFSWFQEPNGKIWWCMIVGAPGGGAVPSATPTAS
- a CDS encoding ion transporter, whose product is MNFRARVGAIVDAPRVQNAIIAVIILNAVVLGMETSESLMSRFGNVITLLDKLCLGIFIVEIAAKLVARGMRFFRSGWSVFDFVIVGIALVPGAGGLSVLRSLRILRVLRVISVAPRLRRVVEGFITALPGMGSVFLLMAIIFYIGSVMATKLFGDSFPDWFGNLGMSAYSLFQIMTLESWSMGIVRPVMEVYPYAWVFFVPFIMVTTFAVVNLLVGLIVNSMQDAHQQEDNERTDLYRDEVLARLEAIERRLGEQARDVENVSYANRPE
- a CDS encoding class I SAM-dependent methyltransferase, with the translated sequence MPTPPRLTDRHALNLHRARADDAALFLHETARDDAKDRLEMVNRAFTDVAIVTPFPQIWQSAFPGARFISDDEVLDLEEASSDLVIHAMCLHWADDPVGQMIQCRRALRPDGLCLVLTLGGQTLHQLRATLGQAETELTGGLSPRVAPMGEIRDLGALLQRAGFALPVADSDPLTASYATPLHLMRELRAMGEGNALAARLRRPTRRAVLLRASEIYAQEFAFEDGRVPATFEIITLTGWAPDASQPQPLRPGSAAQRLSDALGTSETPLND
- a CDS encoding ferrochelatase, which codes for MKKIALAAVFAGAATTAFAGSYAKDDVVMEPVVIVEETKEASSSAGILIPLLLIAIIAAAAAD
- a CDS encoding class I SAM-dependent RNA methyltransferase; the encoded protein is MSDGTHQVTIERLGHRGDGIAPGPIFVPGVLPGEVVEGEVTGDAMSAPRIVTPSADRVSPPCRHAKSCGGCQLQHASDGFVTGWKEEVVRRALEAQGLSAPMRPTFTSPTQSRRRASFSARRTKKGALVGFHQKASDVIVAVPGCQLVTPALAAALPLIERLAVAGASRKGELSVLVTESLSGLDIVVTGGKPIDDALRSELAAIAQAEGLARLAWDDDVLTFLPPHQRFGAALVVPPPGAFLQATETGQAALLSAVQEALTGATYIADLFAGCGTFALPLAEMARVHAVEGDKAMTLALDQGWRQAQGMRHVTHAVRDLFRNPLLPDELTRFDGVVIDPPRAGAEAQVAELARARVPRIAHVSCNPVSFARDCVRLQAAGYRLDWVQVVDQFRWSTHVELVASLQLEK
- the hemH gene encoding ferrochelatase, translating into MLDATRPDNAPNDHPKLPSPRVGVLLANLGTPDNTDYWSMRRYLNEFLSDQRVIDYPRWKWQPLLQLIILTKRPFSSGKAYKSIWNEEANESPLLTITKAQTAKIAQRMAEQYGDSVKVDYCMRYGNPSTQSKVREMVEAGCHKILFFPLYPQYAGATSATANDQFFRALMEEKWQPTARVVDPYFGHPMYIEALAQSIERAYATADSRPDILVCSYHGVPKRYLMEGDPYHCQCQKTTRLLRERLGWDESQITTTFQSRFGPEEWLKPYTVEEVARLAKEDGKKHIAVCAPAFSADCIETLEEINEEIKDSFEEAGGEHFTYIPCLNDDDAHVDALTQVIGENLGGWVS